The genomic window CAGCCCGAACGCCGACACGATGAACCCCGCCGACGTGTTGCGCGGCATGTGGATGTCCGCGTACGGCGCGTCGACCCGGTAGGCGCGGCCGGTCTCCTTGTCGTCCCAGTGCTGCTCCAGCGACGTGATCTGCGGCACGTGCGCGAAGTTGTAGAACGGCGCCGGCGACGCGGTGGCCCATTCCAGGCTGCGGCCGCCCCATGGGTCGCCGGTCAGGTCGCGGTGCTGGTGGCGGTCGCGCACGCTGACAAAGAGCTGCCAGAGGATCGCCAGGATGCCGCAGCCGATGACCACGGCGCCCACCAGCGCGACGATCAGGTACGGCTGCCAGTCAGGGTTGTTGTAGTGGTTCATGCGCCGCGTCATGCCCTGCAGGCCCAGCGCGTAGAGCGGCATGAACGCCAGGTAGAAGCCCACCAGCCAGCACCAGAACGCCACCTTGCCCCAGAACTCGTTCAGCGTGAAGCCGAACACCTTGGGGAACCAGAACGTCATGGCCGCCAGGCAGCCGAACACCACGCCGCCAATGATCACGTTGTGGAAGTGGGCGATCAGGAACAGGCTGTTGTGCAGCACGAAGTCCGCGCCCGGCACGGCCAGCAGCACGCCGGTCATGCCGCCCACGGCAAACGTGACCATGAAGCCGATGGTCCAGAGCGTGGACGAGTGGAAGCGGATGCGCCCCCGGTACATCGTGAACAGCCAGTTGAACAGCTTGACGCCGGTGGGAATCGAGATGATCGACGTCATGATGCCGAAGAACGCATTGACGCTGGCGCCCGATCCCATCGTGAAGAAGTGGTGCAGCCAGACGAAGAACGACAGCACGCCGATGGACGACGTGGCGTACACCATCGACGTGTACCCGAACAGCGGCTTGCGCGAGAACGTGGCGATGATCTCCGAGAACGCGCCGAAGCACGGCAGGATCAGCACGTAGACCTCCGGGTGACCCCAGATCCAGATCAGGTTCACGTACATCATCGCGTTGCCGCCCAGTTCGGTCGTGAAGATGTGCATGTCCAGGTAGCGGTCGGCCGCCAGCAGCGCCAGCGTGGCCGTCAGCACCGGGAAGATGGCCACGATCAGGATGTTGGTGATCAGCGCCGTCCACGTGAACACCGGCATCTTCATCAGCGTCAGGCCCGGCGCGCGCATGCGCAGGATCGTCACGATGAAGTTGATGCCGGTCAGCGTGGTGCCCAGCCCCGATATCTGCAGCGACCAGATGTAGTAGTCCACGCCCACGGTCGGGCTGTAACCGAGCCCGCTCAGCGGCGGATAGGCCACCCATCCAGTGGCCGCGAAGTCACCGACGAACATCGACAGCATGACCAGCACCGCGCCCATGGCCGACATCCAGAAGCTCAGCGAGTTGACGAACGGGTACGCCACGTCGCGCGCGCCAATCTGCAGCGGCACGATCACGTTCATCAGACCCAGGATGAACGGCGTGGCGACGAAGAAGATCATGATCACGCCGTGCGCGGTGAAGATCTGGTCGTAGTGGTGCGGCGGCAGGTAGCCGGCCGCCTCGCCCACGGCAATGGCCTGCTGCGTGCGCATCATGATGGCGTCGGCAAACCCGCGCAGCAGCATGACCAGCGCCAGCACGATGTACATCACGCCAATGCGCTTGTGGTCCACCGAGCAGATCCACTCGGTCCAGAGATAGCCCCACTTGCGGTAGCGCGTGATCGCGGCCAGCAGCGCGGCGCCGCCCAGCAGCACCGCCACCAGCGTGCCCATGATGATGGGCTCGTGCAGCGGAATGGCGTCGAGAGAAAGTTTTCCGAACATGATGGGTCAGCGCTCCAGCGTGGTCTGCTGCGCCGGGAGCGGCGGCATGTTGGCGCCGGCAATGGCGCTCAGGGTGACCGGGCTGTCGGCCCGGCAGATGTCGCCGTTGCCGGCCATGTACTGGTCCACCACGCCCTGGAACAGGCGCGGGTCCACCTTGCCGTAGACGGTGACGGGGTCCTTGCTGCTGGGCTGCTCCAGCCGGCGGTAGGCCGCCGCGTCCAGCGTGTGGCCCGATGCGCGGGCGCGCGCCACCCAGGCGTCGAAATCGGCCCGCGACGTGGCAACGGTCCGGAAATGCATGTCCGAGAACCCCGCGCCGCTGTAGGCCGCCGAGCGGCCGTCGAACACGCCGGGCTGGTCGGCAATCAGGTGCAGCTTCGTCTGCATGCCGGCCATCGCATAGACCATGCTGCCCAGCCGCGGGATGAACAGCGCGTTCATCGTCGACTCGGCCGTGATGCGGAAGTTGACCGGCGTGCCCACCGGGATCGGCAGTTCGTTCAGCGACGCCACGCCGTACTGCGGATAGATGAACAGCCACTTCCAGTCCAGCGCCACCACGTCCACCTGCAGCGGCGCGACAGTCGATTCCAGCGGGCGGAACGGGTCCAGCTTGTGCGTGGTGTCCCAGATGATGATGCCCAGCAGCGCCACGATCACGCACGGGATGCCCCAGACCACCACCTCGATCCGGGTGGAATGCGACCAGCGCGGCGCGTACGCGGCCCGGGTATTGCCTTCGCGGTAGCGCCACGCGAACACCAGCGTCAGGATGATCACGGGCACCACCACCAGCAGCATCAGCGCCGTGGCCAGCACGATCAGATTGCGCGTCTGAACGCCGATGGAGCCGCTGGGGTTCAGCAGGTCCCACGTGCAGCCGGTCAGGATCAGCGGCGCGATGGCGGCCAGGCAGGCGCCGGGCGGCAGGAACGATGAGGCGGCAGGACGGGACGGGGGGCGCCGACGCCCGCGCGGGTCGGCTGGTGGCTTACGCATGTCAAACACCTTGGTTCGGGGGCGCAGGCGGGGTCCCGGCAACCGGGTATTTGTATGGATTTGCCTGCGGTGTGGCGCATGCTAAGGTAAGACAACATCCATACAAGCGGAGTCTTGTCTTGCCTACAACGCAGCCCGTGCGCCCCGGCAACCCGCCGCCCGCCAAACCCGCGTGGATCGGCGCGTTCGCGCCCGGCGCCGGGCCGCGCTACATCCAGATCGCCGGTTTTCTGGAAACGGCGATGGCCGACGGCCGGCTGGTGCCCGGCGACCGCCTCCCGCCCCAGCGCGAACTGGCGGCGCTGTTCGGCGTCGACCTGACCACGGTCACCCGGGCGCTGGCCGAGGCCCGCCGGCGCGGGCTGGTGGCGCCGCGCGGTTCGCTCGGCACCTTCGTCGCCGCCCCGGCCTTTGAACTGGCGCAGGCCGTGGACCTGAGCATGAACGTGCCGCCCCCGCCGGCCGGCATCGACTTTGCCGACCTGCTGCGGCGCGGGCTGGCCCAGGTGACGCTGCGCGCCGACGCCAACCTGCTGATGACCTACCAGCTTGGCGGCGGCACCATGCCCGACCGCGTGGCCGGCGCGCAGTGGCTGGCGCCGATGCTGGGCGACGTGGCGCCCGAGCGCGTGATGGCTAGCCCCGGCGCCCAGCCCGCGCTGGCCGCCCTGATCCTGAGCCGCACCACGCCCGGCGGCACCATCGCCGCCGAACCGCTGGTCTACCCGGGCGTGCGCGGCGCGGCCGCCGAACTGGGCCGGCAGGTGGCCACCATCGCCGTCGACGCCGACGGCATGCACCCCGACGCGCTCGACGCCGCCTGCCGCAGCGGCAACGTCCAGCTCGTCTACCTCAACCCGACGCTGCAGAACCCCACCACCCACACGATGCCCGCGGCGCGCCGGCGCGAGATCGTCCGCGTGGCGCGGCAGCATGGCGTGCTGATCGTCGAGGACGACCCGTACTGGCTGCTGACGCCCGACGCGCCGCCGCCGCTGGCCGCCATCGCGCCGGACCAGACCGTCTACATCGCCACGCTGGCCAAATGCCTGAGTCCGGGCCTGCGCACCGCCTACGTGGTGGCGCCCGACCGCGACATGCAGGAATCGATCCTCGGCGCCCTGCGCGCGATCACGCTGATGGCGTCGCCGATTGCCACGGCGCTGGCAACCCAGTGGATCCGCGACGGCTCAGCCGCCGCGCTGCTGGCCGGCATCCGCGAGGAAGCCGCCGCGCGCCAGCAGATTGCCCGGCAATGGCTGGCGGCCAGCGGCCCGTTTGCGCCGTCGGGCATCCACGTCTGGCACGCGCTGCCCAGCTACTGGTCATCGGCCGGATTCAGCCGCGCGGCGCAGGACGCCTCGCTGCGCGTCACCGCGTCTGACGTGTTCCACGACGGCGCCGCGCCGCCCAACGCCATCCGCATCGCGCTGGGCGGCGTGCCGGACCGCGCGCAGCTATCGATGGCACTGAAGAAGCTGTCGGGCCTGCTGGCGGGCAAGCCGCCCCATGCGTCGATGCCGGTGATCTGAGCCGGCGTCAGCCCACCACGGCCAGCAGACCGGCCACGCCGAAGCCCAGCGCGGCCAGCGCGTCGCCGGCAATCAGCCCGCCGCCCACCAGCGAAGTCGTGCTCATGTCCTCGGGCAGCGCCGCGTCGCGCGATGCCCGGCGCGCCCGGCTGTCCCACAGGCTGGCCGCCACGCCGCCGGCCGCCATCCACACGGTGGCCGGCAGGTTGACAAAGCCGCCAAACGACGACGCATACGGCGACGGCAGCACCACCGCATCGAGCACGAAATCGCAGGTCCGGCCGGCCCGGCCCGCCTGGGCAAACCGCATATAGCGCGGCCACGCGCGCAGCGCCTTGCGCAGGACCTCGGTCACCAGCCCGATACCCACGCCGATCCAGACCGCCAGCCGCTGGTAGGGCCGGTCCTCGGTCATGCTGCGCAGCGCGCCGACGATCTTGTAGGTCATGGCCGATGTCCAGCGCGCCGGCTGCTGGTCGGCCGGCAGCACGGTCTGGTCGAGCCGCAGCACCGGATAGGCATCCATGAACAGCCGCGCCAGCAGCACCGCCAGCACCGCGCCCACCACGATCCCCGCCACCTGGTAGGCAAACTGCACCGTGCGGTTGGTGCCGAGCCGCCAGCCCGTGGAGCGGTCCTGCTGCATGTCGCACGCCTCGGCCGTGGAGACCAGCAGCACCGTCGCCGCGATCAGCCCGACATGGGGCTGGCGCAGCCCCACCGCCGCCATCAGGATCACGGTCAGCACGAACGCGGACGAAATCGGGTTCTGGTCGACCATCCCCACCGAGATGCCGTTGACCAGCGCGAAGACCAGCACCAGCCCGACGGCCATCAACTGGTAGCCGACGGGCTGGTCGAACCATGCGGCGCCGCTGGCGACCACCGCCAGGCCCCAGACCACGACCCAGGCGACGATCCAGCGCTGCGGCGCCGACGCACGGCCCGCCGACTCGCCGGTGGCCCGCCGCGCGCGCTGCCGGGCACGCGCCAGCAGGAGCATCACGTCCACGGCGGCGGCGCCCATGATCATCCCCAGCGCCAGCAGGAACGTGATCTTGCGATAGGGATCGCCCGGCGCCAGCCAGCCGATGGACACGAAGTACGGCGTCAGCGCCCACCCGGCCAGCCCGCCCACCAGCGCGGCGATGCCGATGCGCGCGCCGACGATCATCCCGACCCCGAACGTCGACGCCGACAGGTCGATGGCACCCAGCCACGCCACGCGCGTGGCCCCCACCCCGGCCAGCACGCCCGCGCCCATCCCGCCGGCCAGCCGCGCCAGCGACCGGCGCAGCAGCACCGGATCGGTCAGCGCACGCAGGATGTTGGCCACGGCCAGCCCGGACGGGAACGTGAGCTGCATGCGATCCACCAGCAACGGCGTGTAGAGCATGCCCACGCCCACGCCGTACATGCCGATGCAGAGCATGTAGCCGATCAGCTGCCACAGCGGCGGCTGCGCAATGCCCATCCATCCCATCGCCTGGATGACGACCACCATGCCACCCATCCCCGCCACCGACGCCGCCGCGGTCTGGATGTAGTTAGCCCCATGCCGCCCCGCCGCGCCATACCCGGCCGTCACCGCCGAACCAAGGATGCCGGCCAGCACCTGCCCGCCCACGAAGAACCCCAGCGAGAAGTTCATGTACGCCGCCGCCACGCCCCCCAGCGGCCCCAGCACAAGCATGCCGGCCGCGCCGAGCAGCAGGTGGTAGGGCCAGGTGTGGGGGGTGGGCAGGCGCATGGCTCGATTGTGGCGGCGAATCAGGGTGGTCGGCAATTGGCCGGCTGGCCCTCTCCCCCGGCCCCTCTCCCGCAAGCGGGAGAGGGGAGAACCCCGCAGGTCTTCCGATCGCTCATGGTTTGCTCCCTCTCCCGCAACGCGGGAGAGGGAAAACGCCGCAGGTCTTTCGATCGCTCACGGTTTGCTCCCCTCTCCAGCAACGCGGGAGAGGGAAAACCCCGTAGGTCCTTTGATCGCTCATGGTTTGCTCCCCTCTCCCGCAACGCGGGAGAGGGGCCGGGGGAGAGGGCAGGCGCATGCGTACCGACCCCGCCAAAAACAAGACCCACCTGCAAAAGCGTACCCATTTCTGCGCCCTCCGCCCCGCCACAGCGTACCCATTTCTGCGCCCCGCCACGCCCGCCGATCCCGACTGATAATCGCCCACAACACCGTCGCGCCGCAGGCAGCCCGGCGCCCCCGGGCATAGAATGCGGGGTCGGCCCTGGCCGGCCTTTACGACTTTCCTCTCTCGATCCGCTGTCACGCATGAAGCCCGCCCTGCTCGTCCTGGTCCAGCTCGAACCGGACCACCTCGTCCTCGTTTCCCGCCAATACGACGCCTGCTACGCGCCCGATGCCGCGCAGCGGGCCGAAGCCATCGCCAGCAAGGGCGGCACGTTCCGCGCGGTGCTGACCAACGGCACCACGGGCCTGACGGCCGCGGACGTTGCCGCCATGCCGCAACTGACGCTGGTGTGCGCGCTGGGCGCCGGGTACGAGAACATCGACATCGCCGCCTGCCGGGCGCGCGGCATTGCCGTGGGCAACGGCGCGGGCACCAACGATAGCTGCGTGGCCGACCACGCGATGGCGCTGCTGCTGGCTACCGTGCGCCGCGTGCCCTCGCTGGACCGCGCCACGCGCGACGGCATCTGGCGCACGACCATCGCGCTGCCGCCCAATGTGTCCGGCAAGCGGCTGGGCATCGTCGGGCTGGGCACGATTGGCCGGCGCATCGCCCAGCGCGGCCAGGCGTTCGACCTGGAGGTGGGCTACCACAACCGCCGCCCGCGCGAGGACGCTCCGTACCGTTACTTTGCCGATGTGATGGCGCTGGCCGAATGGGCCGACTACCTCGTGGTCGCCACGCCGGGCGGCCCGGCCACGCGCCATATGGTCAATGCGGGCGTGCTGCGCGCGCTGGGGCCGGGCGGCTATCTGGTCAACATCGCGCGCGGCAGCGTGGTCGACACGGCCGCCCTGGGCAACGCGCTGCGGGCCGGCCAGCTTGGCGGCGCCGGGCTGGACGTCTACGAGAGCGAGCCCGAGCCGCCGGCCGAACTGTTCGATTGCCCGAACGTCGTGCTGACGCCGCACGTGGGCGGATGGTCGCCCGAGGCGGTGCTGGCATCGGTGAACCAGTTCCTGGAAAACGCCCGCCGCCACTTTGCCGGCGAGCCGCTGGTGGCCCCGGTGGGCTGACGCCCCGGCCTCAGCCGACGGCCGGAAACACCACGCGCACGCGCAGGCCCGGCGCCGCGTCTTCCAGCGCCACCTGCGCGCCGTGGGACTGCGCCACCTCGGCGACGATCGCCAGGCCCAGGCCGCTGCCGCCCGTGGGTGCGTCGGGCGCACGGTAGAAGCGGTCGAACACGCGCGCGCGTTCGTCGGGCGGGATGCCGGGGCCGTTGTCGGTCACCACCAGCTCGATGCCGCGCCCGGTGTGCGCCACGCAGACGTCGACCCGGCCGCCGCGCGGGATGTAGTGCAGCGCGTTGTCGACGAGGTTGGTCAGCAGGATGCGCAGCGCGTCGGCATCGCCACGCACCGTGACCGGCCCCTGCGTGCCGCCATCCTCCAGCCCCAGGTCGATGTCGCGGTCGATGGCCGCCTGCGACATCTGCACCACCACTTCGCCAGCCAGCGCCCGCAGGTTTACCGGTTCGTGCGGCGGCGGCGCGGCGCCGGGCTCCTGGCGCGCCAGCGTCAGCAACTGCGCCACCATATGCGTGAGCCGCTCCAGCCCCTGCCGTAGCTGGCCCAGCGCCGCCTGCCGCGCGTCGGCGCTTTCGGCGCGCTCCACCAGCTGGGCCTGGAGCTGCAACGCGGTCAGCGGCGTGCGCAGCGCGTGCGCGGCATCGGCCACGAAGGCACGTTGGGTGTCGATGGCATGGGCCAGCCGTGCCAGCAACTGGTTCAGCGCGGCCGACAGCGGCGCGATCTCGTCGGGCATGTCGCGCACGGCCAGCGGCGCCAGCGTGTTGGCATCGCGCGCGCGCACCTCGGTGGCAATCTCGCGCAGCGGACGCAGGCCGCGTCCCACCGCCATCCACACCAGCCACGCCAGCAGCGGCAGCAACAGCAGCAGCGGTGCCACGGTGCGCAGCGCCATATGGGCCGCCAGCGTGCGGCGCGCGCTGAGCGGCTGGGCGATCTGCACCACGGCCGGCCCCAGCTGGACGCTGTAGATGCGCCATTCGCCCGATTCTGTCTGCGCGTTGGTGAAACCCAGCTCGGCGCGCGGCGGCAGCGCCGGGCGGGAATGCGACAGATAGAGGCTGCGGCCCGAGCCGTCCCAGATATGGATCACGACGTCCTCGTCGGCACGCAGCAGGTCGGCGCCCGTGGCACTGCCGCCGCCATCGAACGGCGGCGCCATCGGGGCCTGGAACTGGCTGGGCAGCGCGGCGGCAAGCTGCTTCATCTGGTAGTCGAACAGCGCGTTGGCTTCCTGCCGCGCCTGGCCGTAGATCAGGCCCGTGGCCACGGCGATGCCCAGCGCCAGGCCCGCCGCGAGCCACCACAGCAACGTTCGCTGGATCGATCGCATCAGTCGGCCGCCTTGCTGGCCGCGTCATCCAGCTGCGGCATCAGGTAGCCGACGCCGCGGATGTTGCGGATCAGCCCCGCGCCGAACTTGCGGCGCAGCGCGTGGATATAGACCTCCACCGTGTTGCTGCCGACCTCGTCGTCCCAGCCGTACAGCCGCTCCTGCAGTTGTGGCACCGACCAGACCTTGCCGGGCCGGGCCATCAGCGCCGACAGCAGCGCGTACTCGCGCGCCGACAGCCGCACCGGCGTGCCGGCCTGCGTGGCCTCGCGCGTGGACGGGTTCAGCACGATGTCGCCGTAGCGCAGCTCCGGCTCCGCCCGGCCTTCGGCGCGGCGCGCCATCGCGTGCATGCGCGCCACCAGCTCCTGCAGGTCGAATGGCTTGATCACGTAGTCATCGGCGCCGGCGTTGAGCCCGGCCACGCGGTCCGCCACGGCGTCGCGGGCGGTGACGATCAGCACCGGCGTGCGCACGTTGCGCGCGCGCAGCGTCTTGAGCACGTCGATGCCCGAGCGGCGCGGCAGCCCCAGGTCCAGCAGCACGAGGTCGTAGCCGCCATCGGCGCGGGGGCCGTGCTGGTCGGACGCGGCGTCCAGCCCCGCGTCGCCATCGGTCACCCAGTCCACCGTAAAGCCCTCCTGGCGCAGCGCCGTCTTCACGCTCTCGCCGATCATGGCATCGTCTTCCACCAGCAGGACTCGCATGGTCGTCGGCGCTCAGGTGGCGGGGTGGCGCATGTCGCCCTGCAGCCGGTCGGCCAGCGCGCGGGCCAGGCCCGGCAGGGCCGGGAATTCGGCGGCAATCACGAACACGGGCACTTCGGCCAGGTACTTGCCCATGCGCCCCTTGTCGACAAAGCGCGCGTTGAACGGCGAGGCATGGAACGCCTGCACGAAGCGCGGCACGATGCCGCCGCCGATGTAGACGCCGCCGCGCGCGCCCAGCACCAGCGCGATGTCGCCCGCCACCGAGCCCAGCAGCCCGCAGAAGGCGTCGAACGCGCGGCGGCACAGCGGGTCGCCCTGCTTCAGCGCGCCGTCGGTGACCTGCGCGGGCGTGAGCGGCGTATCCAGCGGCGTACCCGTTTCTGCGGACAGCGACGCGTGGATGTGCGACAGCCCCATGCCCGACAGCAGCCGCTCGGCCGACACCCGGCCCAACTGGTCATGCGCGGCGCGCCAGGCAATCCATTCGTCGTCCGTGACCGGCATGACCTCGATGTGGCCGCCCTCGCCCGCCAGCGCCACCGCGCCGCCGCCAGGGGCCGGCACGAGGCCGGAGACGCCCAGCCCGGTACCCGGGCCGATCAGCGCGCGCGGCGCCGTGGCCACGGCCGTGCCGGGCCGCACCTGCACGATGTCGTCGTCGGACAGGTGCGGCAGCGCCAGCGCCAGCGACGTGAAGTCGTTGATGGCCACCAGCGTCTGCAGCGCCAGCGACTGCCGCATGGCCTCGACCGAGAACGCCCAGTTGTGGTTGGTCAGCTTGACGTGGTCGCCCGTCACCGGGTTGGCCAGGCCGATGGCGGCATGGGCCGGCCGCGCGTCGTCGGGCAGCGTGGACAGGTACTGACGCATCGCCGCTTCCAGCGACACGTGATCGGCCACCTTGTAGGCCGTGACCGCGCCAATGCGCATCGGCGCGGTTTCCAGGGCAAAACGGACATTGGTGCCGCCGACATCGGCCAGCAGTCTGGGATAGGACATGTGGATCGCTGCGTGGATGCGTGGATGCGTTAAGGCGTTGATGCGTGGGGTGGGATGGCGGGTCAGCCGCCTTCGGTGCGGAAGATGTCCACGCCGCGCCGGTGCCGGGCCAGCACGACGCTGACGGGCAGCGACGGCGTGGGCGCTTCCAGCGCGCGCGCCAGCACCGCGTTCTTGCGCGCGCCCGAGATGGCCAGGAAGGTGCGTTCGGCGGCCAGCAGCGCGGCCAGGTTCAGCGTCACGCGCGCGTGCGGCGCCACGGACGGATGGGTGACCAGGTAGCCGGGCTGCGGCTCGGACAGGCCGGTCTGCAGCTCCGGCGCGTCCGGGAACAGCGACGCCGTGTGCCCGTCCTCGCCCATGCCCAGCACCACCACGTCGGGCTGCTGGAAGCTGGCGTTCAGGCGCTGCACGGCCTGCAGCGGGGCGGCGGCCTCGGCGGCGTCGCGGATCAGCGGCGCCCAGCCGGCCACGGCCGCGCCCTCGCGCAGCAGGTGGCTGCGCACCAGCGCGCCGTTGCTGTCGGCGTGGTCGGGCGGCACGGCGCGGTCGTCCACCAGCGTCACGGTCACGGCGTCCCAGCGGATGGGGCGGTAGCGCAGCCGCTCGAACATCGGCACCGGCGACTTGCCTCCCGATACCGCCAGCACGGCCCAGCCCTTGGCCTTGATGACGAGGTCCAGCGCATGGCTGACCGAGATGGCCAGCGATTCGGCCTGGTCCATCAGCGTGGGATGTTCGAACTGGCGCATGGCGCGGCTCCTTTCGGTCGGGATCAGACTTCCTCGTGCCAGAGCGCGCCGTCGCGCGACATCAGCGCCGTGGACGCCGCCGGCCCCCAAGTGCCCGCCGTGTACGGCTTGGGCGGCACGGTGCTGGCGTCCCAGGTGTCGATGATCGGCTCCACCCAGCGCCACGCCTGCACCTGCTCGTCGCGCCGCACGAACAGGCCCAGCCGGCCGCGGATCACGTCCAGCAGCAGGCGCTCGTAGGCCCCGGCGCGGCGCGCCTTGAATGAGTTGGCGAAATCGAGATCGAGCGAGGTGGGCGTCAGCTCCAGCGTGTCGCCGGCCTGCTTGACCAGGAAGTACAGCCGGATGCTTTCCTCGGGCTGCAGCCGGATCACCAGCCGGTTCTGCGGCGACAGGCCCAGCGGCTTGGGAAAGATGGCGTGCGGCACGTCGCGGAAGTGCACCACGATCTCGGCCACGCGCGACTGCATGCGCTTGCCGGTGCGCAGGTAGAACGGCACGCCTTCCCAGCGCCAGTTGGCAATCTCGGCCTTGATGGCGACGAACGTCTCGGTGCGGCTGTCCGGTGCGATGCCCTGCTCTTCCAGGTAGCCCACCACCGGCTTGCCGGCGATGGCGCCCGAGCGGTACTGGCCGCGCACGGTCTTCTCGGCCACATCCTGCGGCAGGATGGGCTTGAGCGCCTTGAGGATCTTGATCTTCTCGTCGCGGATGGCGTCCTCGCTGAGGCTGGCCGGCGGCTCCATCGCCACCATGCACAGCAGCTGGAGCAGGTGGTTCTGCACCATGTCGCGCAGCGCGCCGGTCTGGTCGTAGAAGTCGCCGCGCTTCTCCACGCCCAGTTCCTCGGCAATCGTGATCTGCACGTCCTGCACCCATTCGCGCCGCCACAGCGGCTCGAACAGCGCATTGCCGAAGCGGATCGCCATCAGGTTCTGGACCGATTCCTTGCCCAGGTAGTGGTCGATCCGGTAGATCTGGTCCTCGGCAAAGTACTTGCCCACGGCCGCGTTGATGGCCTCGGACGAATCCAGGTCGTGGCCGAGCGGCTTCTCCAGCACCACGCGCACGTTCGGCGTGTTCAGCCCGGTGCGGGCCAGCTGTTCGCAGATCGGCACGAAGATGTGAGGCGCCGTGGCCAGGTAGCAGACCACCACCTCGGGCTTGCGGGCCAGCACCTTCTGGGCCAGTGCGTCGAAGTGGGCCGGCTCGCGGGCGTCGGCCTGCACATAGCAGATGCGGTCCAGGAACGACGCCCACGCCTCGGGCGGCGCGTGCTCCAGGCCGGGGCGCACGGTGTCTTCCAGCGTGGCCTTGTACTGCTCGGTGGTCTGCGGATGGCTGCCCGTGGCCAGGATGCGGGCCGACGGATGCAGCACGCCGCAGCGGTGGGCGTCGAAGAGGGACGGCAGCAGCTTGCGCCGCGCCAGGTCACCGGTGCCGCCAAACAGCACCATGTCGAAATCGGGCATGCTCACCCTGGGCTCCTTCGGGGGATCGCCCCCGGCAACTACTGAGTGCCGCCGGGCGGCGCATTGGTTCCAGTGATGTTACGTCACTCATGGCCGCTTGGACAGGCGGGCGCGCCGCCAGGCAGCACGGGCGTACCCGTTTCTGCGGGCCGCGCCGGCGGGCCGGATGCGGAACATCCGCCCCCTTTCGTCACTCCCAACGGCTGGCAGTCCCCATTCGATGACGCCGCCGTGACGGTGGCGCCCCGTTTTTTCGGCTACGCTGAGAATCGCCCTTTCAGGAGATCACAATGCCCCGCCACCCCGTTCTGGAGCAGGTCACGGCCCGTATCGTGGCCCGCAGCGCCGCCACCCGGCAGGCGTATCTGGACCGCACCCGCGCCATGGCCGGCCAGAAGGTCGAGCGCGCCAATATCTCGTGTACCAACTTGGCCCATGCCGTGGCCGCCATGCCCGACGAGGCCAAGATCCGCCTGAAGGCGCAGGAGCGGCCGAACCTGGCCATCGTGTCGGCCTACAACGACATGCTGTCGGCGCACCAGCCGCTGCAGGCGTTTCCGCAATGGATCAAGCAAGCCGCGCTCGAAGCGGGCGGCACGGCGCAGTTCGCGGGCGGCACCCCGGCCATGTGCGACGGCGTGACCCAGGGGCAGGACGGCATGGACCTGTCACTGTTCTCGCGCGACGTGATTGCGATGGCCACGGCCGTGGCGCTGTCGCACCAGATGTTCGACGGCGTGCTGTGCCTGGGCGTGTGCGACAAGATCGTCCCCGGCCTGGTGATGGGCGCGCTGTCGTTTGGCCACCTGCCCGCCGTGTTCGTGCCGGCCGGGCCGATGACCACGGGCATGAGCAACGACGAGAAGGCCCACATCCGCCAGCTCTACGCCGAAGGCAAG from Cupriavidus pauculus includes these protein-coding regions:
- the cyoB gene encoding cytochrome o ubiquinol oxidase subunit I codes for the protein MFGKLSLDAIPLHEPIIMGTLVAVLLGGAALLAAITRYRKWGYLWTEWICSVDHKRIGVMYIVLALVMLLRGFADAIMMRTQQAIAVGEAAGYLPPHHYDQIFTAHGVIMIFFVATPFILGLMNVIVPLQIGARDVAYPFVNSLSFWMSAMGAVLVMLSMFVGDFAATGWVAYPPLSGLGYSPTVGVDYYIWSLQISGLGTTLTGINFIVTILRMRAPGLTLMKMPVFTWTALITNILIVAIFPVLTATLALLAADRYLDMHIFTTELGGNAMMYVNLIWIWGHPEVYVLILPCFGAFSEIIATFSRKPLFGYTSMVYATSSIGVLSFFVWLHHFFTMGSGASVNAFFGIMTSIISIPTGVKLFNWLFTMYRGRIRFHSSTLWTIGFMVTFAVGGMTGVLLAVPGADFVLHNSLFLIAHFHNVIIGGVVFGCLAAMTFWFPKVFGFTLNEFWGKVAFWCWLVGFYLAFMPLYALGLQGMTRRMNHYNNPDWQPYLIVALVGAVVIGCGILAILWQLFVSVRDRHQHRDLTGDPWGGRSLEWATASPAPFYNFAHVPQITSLEQHWDDKETGRAYRVDAPYADIHMPRNTSAGFIVSAFGLVLCFALVWHIWWLAGFGLVAMILTFIARSYDRDVDYYVPAAEVARIEQARHAQLGAALAARGAN
- the cyoA gene encoding ubiquinol oxidase subunit II encodes the protein MRKPPADPRGRRRPPSRPAASSFLPPGACLAAIAPLILTGCTWDLLNPSGSIGVQTRNLIVLATALMLLVVVPVIILTLVFAWRYREGNTRAAYAPRWSHSTRIEVVVWGIPCVIVALLGIIIWDTTHKLDPFRPLESTVAPLQVDVVALDWKWLFIYPQYGVASLNELPIPVGTPVNFRITAESTMNALFIPRLGSMVYAMAGMQTKLHLIADQPGVFDGRSAAYSGAGFSDMHFRTVATSRADFDAWVARARASGHTLDAAAYRRLEQPSSKDPVTVYGKVDPRLFQGVVDQYMAGNGDICRADSPVTLSAIAGANMPPLPAQQTTLER
- a CDS encoding PLP-dependent aminotransferase family protein, with the translated sequence MPTTQPVRPGNPPPAKPAWIGAFAPGAGPRYIQIAGFLETAMADGRLVPGDRLPPQRELAALFGVDLTTVTRALAEARRRGLVAPRGSLGTFVAAPAFELAQAVDLSMNVPPPPAGIDFADLLRRGLAQVTLRADANLLMTYQLGGGTMPDRVAGAQWLAPMLGDVAPERVMASPGAQPALAALILSRTTPGGTIAAEPLVYPGVRGAAAELGRQVATIAVDADGMHPDALDAACRSGNVQLVYLNPTLQNPTTHTMPAARRREIVRVARQHGVLIVEDDPYWLLTPDAPPPLAAIAPDQTVYIATLAKCLSPGLRTAYVVAPDRDMQESILGALRAITLMASPIATALATQWIRDGSAAALLAGIREEAAARQQIARQWLAASGPFAPSGIHVWHALPSYWSSAGFSRAAQDASLRVTASDVFHDGAAPPNAIRIALGGVPDRAQLSMALKKLSGLLAGKPPHASMPVI
- a CDS encoding OPT/YSL family transporter, which gives rise to MRLPTPHTWPYHLLLGAAGMLVLGPLGGVAAAYMNFSLGFFVGGQVLAGILGSAVTAGYGAAGRHGANYIQTAAASVAGMGGMVVVIQAMGWMGIAQPPLWQLIGYMLCIGMYGVGVGMLYTPLLVDRMQLTFPSGLAVANILRALTDPVLLRRSLARLAGGMGAGVLAGVGATRVAWLGAIDLSASTFGVGMIVGARIGIAALVGGLAGWALTPYFVSIGWLAPGDPYRKITFLLALGMIMGAAAVDVMLLLARARQRARRATGESAGRASAPQRWIVAWVVVWGLAVVASGAAWFDQPVGYQLMAVGLVLVFALVNGISVGMVDQNPISSAFVLTVILMAAVGLRQPHVGLIAATVLLVSTAEACDMQQDRSTGWRLGTNRTVQFAYQVAGIVVGAVLAVLLARLFMDAYPVLRLDQTVLPADQQPARWTSAMTYKIVGALRSMTEDRPYQRLAVWIGVGIGLVTEVLRKALRAWPRYMRFAQAGRAGRTCDFVLDAVVLPSPYASSFGGFVNLPATVWMAAGGVAASLWDSRARRASRDAALPEDMSTTSLVGGGLIAGDALAALGFGVAGLLAVVG